The following is a genomic window from Candidatus Alcyoniella australis.
ACAGCTCGCGGTCCTGGGCCTTGATCATCAGCTCGTCGAAGTCGAGCAGCGCCATGTCGGTGTCGTTGACCAGGTGCAGCTCGTGCACGCCCTTGATCCGGCGATACTTCGGCTCGGGGCTATGGGTATTGAGCACCGGCACGTGCACGGTGAGCACGTCGCGGTCGCGGCTGGTGGTCGACTCGACCAGCGCTTTGTACGAGGGGCGCAACGCTTCGCTGACCTCGTTGCTCGCGCCGAAGATCACCCGCGCCACCTTGAGGATCTCCCAGAACGCCGGGGGCACGTACATCCCCAGGCCCGAGATCAGCTCGCTGAACTCCTCCCACGACTGCTCGAACGACTGCTGTCCTGTCAGGACCTTGTTCTGCATCTTTACCCGGTTATCGGCAATCAGCGCGATCTATTGTGGTGGGCCGGACCGTACAATGCAACGCAGCGGCAGCTTGCGAGGGTACCAGCACACGCGGAAGCGGAGAGGATCGTCGATCAACGTCTACGAGATTTGAAAGCACCGGCAATCTGCCTAAGCAATATCATCAGCACTTCCCACAGCCGCCGCTTTTGCTGCTTGCCGGCACGGCGCTTGAGACCCAGGGCCAGGCGCAGTTTGCGGTCGTCGTAGATCGGGTCGCGCTCCTGCTCCAGTCGCAGACCCTCGGTGTGGGCTCGCTCGCGGAAACGCTTGTTCCCGATCAGGCTGCGATTGCCCGACTGAGCCACGCGCAGCAGCAACTGTTTGTCGCCCAGCAGCGCCTCGAGCAATTGTTCGAGCATCTGCAACGAGCGCTCGAGCTCGGAAAGGCGCTCGCCCTGGGCTCCCCCGCCCTCGCCGAGCACAAAGCGCACGAAGTCGGCGAGAAACGAGGCGCGGCAGTACAGCTCGAAGCGTTGTTCGGTGTCCAGGCTGGCGCTGTTCATTGTCGAGAGCCGCTGCACGCTCTTGCGAATAAAATCGTAGGCCTCGGCGTCGAGCCGATAAAAACTGCGGCGCAAATCGGGCAGCTCGACAAAGGTCTTTGAGATGTCGGCGAAGTCGTTGCGCAGGTTGAGCTGGAACTTGCGCGCCGCGGAGTCCAGGTCGCTCAGGGTGCCGTCCTCCTCCATCATCTGCTTGAGCTCCGAGGCCACGGGCTCCTGGGAGTCGCAACCGATCTTGAAGGTGTGCAGCTTGATCGTGCCGCCCAGTGCGCTCTTGATCTCGCGGATGTCGAAACGATCGATGCCGTCGGTGACCAGTACGATCTCAGCGTCGAGGTACATGCCGCCACGGCGGATGTCCTCGATCGCCTTAAGCAGCGCGGCGCGGATGTCGGTCCCCTTGCCGCGCGTCTCGGCAAAGAGCACGGCGTTGATCAGCCGGTTGTAATCCTCGCGGCGGCGCGCCGAAACCTGCTCGTAGACGCGGAAGTCAAAGGCGCGGAAGAAGATCCAGGAATCGCCATTGCGCTTGGAGCGCAGGTACTCCAGCAGCAGCGCCTTGGCGTAGATCAGCCGCGAGCGCTCGCGCATCGAATAGGAGATGTCCATCAGCAGGTAGAGCTTTTGCGCCGCGGGATTGAGCCGCTGTTTGTCGCGCGAGGTGCGCACCGGCTTGATCTCGTCGCGCCGCACCCGCGACTGCTTGGGGTCCATCACCCGCACGTACAGCTCGCGATCCTGGGCCTTGATGATCAGTTCGTTCATGTCCAGCAGCGCCATGTCCGTGGGATTGACCTTGTCCAGCTGCTCGACCCCTTTGATCCGCTTATAGACCGGCTCCGGGCTGTGATAGTCGAACACCGGCACGAACACCGGCACCACGTCGCGCTCGCGCTCGTGCTGTCGGCCCTCGATCAGCGCGCCGAAGCTTGGGCGCAGCGCGTCGCTGACCGCGTTGCCCGGGGTGAAAATCACCCGCGCCGCTTTAAGAATCTCCCAAAAAGCCGGGGGGATGAACGCGCCGATCC
Proteins encoded in this region:
- a CDS encoding vWA domain-containing protein — its product is MNNPDQTPQPAFEQSWEEFYELISGIGAFIPPAFWEILKAARVIFTPGNAVSDALRPSFGALIEGRQHERERDVVPVFVPVFDYHSPEPVYKRIKGVEQLDKVNPTDMALLDMNELIIKAQDRELYVRVMDPKQSRVRRDEIKPVRTSRDKQRLNPAAQKLYLLMDISYSMRERSRLIYAKALLLEYLRSKRNGDSWIFFRAFDFRVYEQVSARRREDYNRLINAVLFAETRGKGTDIRAALLKAIEDIRRGGMYLDAEIVLVTDGIDRFDIREIKSALGGTIKLHTFKIGCDSQEPVASELKQMMEEDGTLSDLDSAARKFQLNLRNDFADISKTFVELPDLRRSFYRLDAEAYDFIRKSVQRLSTMNSASLDTEQRFELYCRASFLADFVRFVLGEGGGAQGERLSELERSLQMLEQLLEALLGDKQLLLRVAQSGNRSLIGNKRFRERAHTEGLRLEQERDPIYDDRKLRLALGLKRRAGKQQKRRLWEVLMILLRQIAGAFKSRRR